A single window of Malus sylvestris chromosome 5, drMalSylv7.2, whole genome shotgun sequence DNA harbors:
- the LOC126624296 gene encoding sphingosine kinase 1-like, whose product MDRPGPESAPPQPLLSDRVLISGVVTPVALFSDGVLQWSERSQRSLIVEKEVLGFAAEGPKIRIRAFVEGGAGICCGANRGAVARKDLVFEPLSEDSHRRWCQKLGDYIDSLGRPKRLFVFVNPFGGSKSASKIYVDHVKPLFEDADIQFTLQETQYQLHAKEVVKTLDLSKYDGIVCVSGDGILVEVVNGLLERDDWDAAIKIPLGVVPAGTGNGMAKSLLDSVGEPCTPSNAVLAIIRGHKRSLDVATICQGKMKFFSVLMLAWGLVADVDIESEKYRWMGSARLDFYAVQRIVHLRQYNGSISFVPAPGFETYGEPTSYSNASEPTNQHNAGAPNQEEPISIRQHGYPGPDINLASMDWRTISGPFVSIWLHNVPWGGEDTKAAPDAKFSDGYIDVIMMRVCPKLSLLSLMSGLSTGSHIKSPYVLYFKVKAFILQPGPLTEDPTKEGIIDSDGEVLARGKGAYKCDQKTLMVYDKLQVTVDQGLATLFSPV is encoded by the exons ATGGACCGACCCGGACCCGAGTCTGCTCCCCCGCAACCCCTACTTTCCGACCGGGTCCTCATAAGCGGCGTCGTCACACCCGTGGCTCTATTCTCCGACGGAGTGCTCCAGTGGTCGGAGAGAAGTCAACGGAGCTTGATCGTCGAGAAGGAGGTCCTGGGGTTCGCGGCGGAAGGTCCGAAGATTAGGATAAGAGCTTTTGTGGAAGGCGGAGCTGGAATCTGCTGTGGCGCGAACAGAGGAGCTGTGGCGAGGAAGGACTTGGTGTTCGAGCCTCTCTCTGAGGACTCGCACAGGCGCTGGTGCCAGAAGCTCGGGGATTACATCGATTCTCTCg GACGGCCAAAGAGGCTGTTTGTTTTTGTGAATCCGTTTGGTGGTAGCAAATCTGCTTCAAAGATTTATGTTGATCACGTAAAACCTCTTTTCGAGGATGCCGATATCCAATTTACGCTGCAAG AAACTCAATATCAACTACATGCGAAGGAAGTTGTGAAAACACTAGATCTTTCAAAGTATGATGGCATTGTTTGTGTTAGTGGGGACGGAATCTTGGTTGAG GTAGTAAATGGACTCCTAGAGAGAGATGATTGGGACGCTGCAATAAAGATTCCTCTTGGAGTAGTTCCTGCAG GTACTGGAAATGGAATGGCAAAATCTCTTTTGGATTCTGTTGGTGAACCTTGTACACCGTCTAATGCTGTCCTCGCCATTATTCGAG GGCATAAGCGTTCACTGGATGTAGCTACCATCTGCCAGGGGAAGATGAAATTCTTCAGTGTATTGATGCTTGCATGGG GTTTAGTGGCAGATGTTGACATTGAGTCTGAGAAATATAGGTGGATGGGAAGTGCTCGACTAGATTTCTAT GCTGTTCAACGGATTGTGCATTTGAGGCAATATAATGGATCTATCTCCTTTGTGCCTGCACCTGGCTTTGAAACTTACGGAGAGCCTACTAGTTACAGTAATGCCAGTGAACCTACCAACCAACACAATGCAGGTGCTCCAAATCAAGAGGAGCCTATTAGCATTCGACAGCATGGCTATCCAGGGCCTGATATTAACTTGGCTAGCATGGACTGGAGAACTATTAGCGGACCTTTCGTTTCCATCTGGCTTCACAATGTGCCTTGGGGCGGTGAAGACACAAAGGCAGCTCCTGATGCCAAG TTCTCGGATGGTTATATAGATGTGATAATGATGAGGGTCTGTCCAAAATTATCATTGCTCTCGTTGATGTCTGGGTTGAGCACAGGAAGCCATATCAAATCACCATATGTCCTGTACTTCAAG GTGAAAGCATTTATTTTGCAACCTGGTCCTCTCACCGAGGACCCAACTAAGGAAGGGATAATCGACTCAGATGGCGAGGTCCTGGCTAGAGGCAAAGGAGCATACAAATGTGACCAGAAGACATTGATGGTTTACGATAAACTTCAAGTAACTGTGGATCAAGGTTTAGCTACTCTGTTTTCCCCGGTATAG